A genome region from Oenanthe melanoleuca isolate GR-GAL-2019-014 chromosome 2, OMel1.0, whole genome shotgun sequence includes the following:
- the ATPSCKMT gene encoding ATP synthase subunit C lysine N-methyltransferase produces MSRALAEEGAGGSRSGGWGLLVTAGLGGTLAALYAVATPFVTPALRKVCLPFVPATAAQIQNVLKMLENRSGSLVDIGSGDGRIVIAAAKKGFQAVGYELNPWLVWYSRYRAWRDGVHQNTKFYISDLWKVSFSHYRNVVVFGVPQMMPQLEKKLEEELECNARIIACRFPFPCWIPDHTTGEGIDTVWAYDLKHSRGCETKSLEITPETES; encoded by the exons ATGTCGCGGGCGCTGGCGGAGGAGGGAGCGGGCGGCTCCCGGAGCGGCggctgggggctgctggtcACGGCCGGCCTGGGAGGGACCCTGGCGGCCCTCTATGCCGTGGCCACCCCCTTCGTCACCCCGGCCCTGAGGAAGGTGTGCCTGCCCTTCGTTCCTGCTACCGCCGCTCAGATCCAGAATGtgctgaaaatgctggaaaacagaagtgGCTCCCTAGTTGACATTGGTAGCGGGGATGGCCGCATT GTGATAGCAGCTGCAAAAAAGGGATTCCAGGCTGTCGGTTATGAATTGAATCCCTGGCTAGTCTGGTACTCCAGATATCGTGCCTGGAGAGATGGGGTACATCAGAACAccaaattttatatttcagacTTATGGAAG gtttctttttcccattatagaaatgttgttgtttttggaGTACCTCAGATG ATGCCACAGCTGGAGAAGAAGCTGGAAGAAGAACTTGAATGCAATGCCAGAATCATTGCCTGTCGCTTTCCTTTCCCTTGCTGGATTCCAGATCATACTACTGGAGAGGGAATAGACACTGTGTGGGCCTATGATTTGAAACATTCTAGAGGATGTGAAACAAAAAGCTTGGAAATCACACCAGAGACAGAATCTTAA
- the CCT5 gene encoding T-complex protein 1 subunit epsilon, with product MSAMGTLAFDEYGRPFLILKDQERKTRLMGLEALKSHIMAAKAVASTLRTSLGPNGLDKMMVDKDGEVTVTNDGATILNMMDVDHQIAKLMVELAKSQDDEIGDGTTGVVVLAGALLEQAEQLLDRGIHPIRIADGYEQAARIAIEHLDKISDSFPVDPQNIEPLIQTAKTTLGSKVVNRCHRQMAEIAVNAVLTVADMERKDVDFELIKVQGKVGGRLEDTQLVKGVIVDKDFSHPQMPKELKDAKIAILTCPFEPPKPKTKHKLDVTSVDDYKALQKYEKEKFEEMVKQIKDTGANLAICQWGFDDEANHLLLQNELPAVRWVGGPEIELIAIATGGRIVPRFCELTAEKLGFAGVVREISFGTTKDRMLLIEQCQNSRAVTIFIRGGNKMIIEEAKRSLHDALCVIRNLVRDNRIVYGGGAAEISCALAVSEAADKCPSLEQYAVRAFADALEVIPMALSENSGMNPIQTMTEVRARQVKENNPALGIDCLQKGTNDMKQQHVIETLIGKKQQISLATQVVRMILKIDDIRRPGESEE from the exons ATGTCGGCCATGGGGACTCTGGCGTTTGACGAGTATGGGCGGCCTTTCCTCATCCTGAAGGACCAGGAGCGCAAGACGCGCCTCATGGGGCTGGAGGCGCTCAAG TCTCACATAATGGCAGCGAAGGCTGTAGCAAGTACTCTGAGAACATCCCTTGGGCCTAATG GCTTGGATAAAATGATGGTGGACAAGGATGGCGAGGTGACTGTGACAAATGATGGTGCTACCATCCTGAATATGATGGATGTGGATCACCAGATAGCCAAACTTATGGTGGAGCTGGCTAAATCTCAAGATGATGAGATTGGGGATGGAACTACTGGAGTTGTTG ttctGGCTGGAGCATTactggagcaggctgagcaGTTGCTGGACCGAGGCATTCACCCCATCAGAATAGCAGACGGTTATGAGCAGGCAGCACGCATTGCCATTGAGCATCTCGACAAAATCAGTGACAGTTTCCCAGTTGATCCACAGAACATTGAGCCTCTGATCCAGACAGCAAAGACAACTCTGGGCTCTAAAGT AGTTAACCGCTGCCACAGGCAAATGGCAGAGATTGCTGTGAATGCTGTACTGACTGTAGCAGACATGGAGCGTAAAGATGTTGATTTTGAGCTGATCAAAGTGCAAGGCAAAGTGGGTGGTAGACTGGAAGATACACAGTTGGTTAAAGGAGTGATTGTGGATAAAGATTTCAGTCATCCACAGATGCCTAAA GAGCTAAAAGATGCTAAAATTGCAATCCTGACTTGTCCATTTGAACCACCTAAGCCTAAAACCAAACATAAGCTTGATGTCACATCTGTGGATGATTACAAGGCACTGCAGAAATATGAAAAGGAGAAGTTTGAAGAGATGGTGAAGCAG ATAAAAGACACTGGTGCAAACCTTGCCATTTGCCAGTGGGGTTTTGATGATGAGGCAaatcacctgctgctgcagaatgaGCTGCCTGCTGTGCGTTGGGTTGGTGGACCTGAAATAGAA TTAATCGCCATTGCGACGGGAGGGCGCATCGTGCCGCGCTTCTGCGAGCTCACGGCAGAGAAACTGGGCTTTGCGGGAGTCGTGCGGGAGATCTCCTTCGGAACAACCAAGGACAGGATGCTCCTCATCGAGCAGTGCCAGAACTCCAGAGCCGTGACCATTTTCATTagaggaggaaataaaatg ATCATCGAAGAAGCAAAGCGCTCTCTTCACGATGCCTTGTGCGTAATCCGGAATCTCGTTCGTGACAATCGCATTGTGTATGGTGGTGGTGCAGCTGAAATATCTTGTGCCTTGGCAGTCAGTGAGGCAGCAGATAAG TGCCCATCTTTGGAACAGTATGCTGTGAGAGCTTTTGCAGATGCCCTGGAGGTAATTCCCATGGCCCTCTCAGAGAACAGTGGTATGAATCCAATACAGACAATGACCGAAGTGCGGGCAAGGcaggtgaaagaaaataatcctgCCCTGGGCATTGACTGTTTGCAGAAAGGAACAAATG ATATGAAGCAGCAGCATGTTATAGAAACCTTGATTGGCAAGAAACAGCAGATTTCTCTGGCCACTCAGGTTGTTAGAATGATCCTGAAGATTGATGATATCCGTAGACCTGGAGAATCTGAAGAGTGA